The genomic window CAGTGTGCTTTAATCGGACCTTCTGGAACTGGGAAAACACACATAACATATCTTGTCGCTGAATTAACGGGACTGCCCATATGGGAGGTGAACTGTGGACTACAGACGTCTTCCTACGACCTTATTGGAAGGTTCATTGGTTTAGGAAAAGAAAACTGGGTTGACGGCCCGGTGACGTCCTGGCTTAGGTACGGCGGCCTATTATACCTTGACGAAGCCAACATGATGAAGCAAGATGTAGCCACAAGACTCAACCCTGTGCTTGACACGCGAGGCCATTTAGTGTTAAATGAAAAAGACAACGAAATAGTTGTTAGGCATCCCTACGCCTACCTAATAATCAGCATGAACCCCTTCTCCGCCGAGTTCGCCGGGACAAAGCCTCTAAACGCTGCCTTCAGAAGACGAATGAGCGTCTGGATAAACTTTGATTACGAAAGCGTCGGAGACAGAATCTCCCAAAAAGAGGTTGAACTTTTAATAAAAAGATCTCAAATCGACGAAGACACAGCCTACAAGATCATTAGGGTCGGCGCTGAAATGCGGAGACAATATAAGGCTGGAGATCTGCCCTACGGGCCTTCCATAGGCGACCTAATTCATTGGGCAGTCCTAATAAAAGATGGTTCAGACCCTCTAACCGCAGCTGAAGAAACCATAGTCGCATTAACCAGCGACAGCGCCGAAGTGCAAGCGGACGTCAGAAGACTGATAGAAGCAGTTTTCAAGTCTTAAATTTCTGAAAAGCGGTGAAACCGCACTTGGGTTTCCAAGAATATGCATGGTCCCTCTTTTCTGAAAAAGACCTCCTAAAAACAAAGATTTTGGTCACTTCTAGATATCAATGTCCCCAACTTATTCGTAGAAATGACGAACTTGATGTGATGCTTCCAGAACCAAAAATTGCAGTGAACGCCGATGGAGAAGAAACAATTCATTTTGCTGGTTACATTTTTCCTTCTGATAACCTCGGTAAGAAACAGCTGGTAAGTCTTTTCAGAGCCTCTGTTTTCCATATGAGTGCCCACGTCCTTTCATTAAACTTCAAGGATTACGAGGAATGGAACAGCAACAAAGACCCTCGTATTATAGGGTTCGTAATCTCTCTCATTGAGGACATAGTAGCCAACGCGTATATCTCGACATGGTATCCAGACAAGCTTATTGACTTAGCCTTGGCAAACGCTTTAGCCTTAAAGAGGATACGAGCCATAAAGAGTATACATAATCCGGCTACGAAACTCATGGTTGCCCTACTCACTGAGGTGCATATGGGTGGTTTGGAAAAATTTAAAGACGTCATACCGACAACTCTCCTAAGCGCTCTGAAAGAGTTTAAAGAAAAAACGTTGCTATCATTTACTGATGAAAGTTTGAAGTTGAAAGATGAAAAACTTAGGATAGCTGACCAGATTTATTCAACCGTGGAAAACAGCGGTCCAATAGTAGAAACACCAAGCCTCCCACACACTGAAAAACTTGAAAAAACTTTTGATCTTCCACAGCTTCCAATAATTAATTCTGACATTTTTCTTGATGGCGATTTTAAAAAATGTTTAGAGTTTTTAGGTGGAAGTTTCCCCGTTAACAATCTAGACGATGCGTGGAAAAAAGTTGTTGAAAACGAGGCCATCCAAGTTTATGAGTCTTATAAGCGTCAAAAAGAAAAAAATGAGAAAATACTTTCCCGTTATCAAAATTTAATCGTCTCAACCCATTTCAAGTCCGTAGAATTTCCAGAAAAAGATTACACGGAGTATCTGAGGATTAAGGCTAGATGCAAAAGTGAAGCACATAGACTTATCGAGAGCCTTCTGGTGGCAAGAGACGCAATAGACGAAGATCCTAGAAAAATGTATGGCGTCTTAGATTTGCAGGATGTAATCCAAGTTATTGCAAGCAAAAGCCCAAGAATGGACGTTTTCCTGTTAGATGAAAACATAAGCAAAAGCTATTCATGGATTATACTTTTAGATGCAAGTAAGAGCATGGAGATCGTAAAAGACTTCGCACTTGAACTGTTTCTCATACTCGGGGAAGCAGCCAACGAGTTACTACTCGACCCACACTCATGGGCAATGTATGCCTTTAACGATCGTTTTTATGTAATAAAGGATATGAAAGAACGCTACAATGTTGATGTCAAATCGCGCATAGGTGGATTACAATTCGACGGTTTATCATACATGCCTGATGCGTTAAATTTAGCAGGAGAAATAATCAAAACCAGAAACGAAAATCTAAGACTTATTACGGTAATTTCAGATGGATGGCCATACGGATACCAAAACATAGACACAGCTTTATCCGAAACCGTTAATGCACTACAAAGTAAACGGATTGATATTGTTGGAATAGGGGCTCAAGCGCAGAGAATGAGATTTCTCTTTCGCAATCACTCAATTGTTTTTACTCACCGTGATTTAACAAAGAAGTTTGCGGATATCTACATGGAGTTGAGTAGAATCGCGATTGAAACATGAAAATTCCCAAAAAGATTTTGAGTCGCTGAAGAAGAAAATTCATTTAAACAACGGCTTCCTCTTCACTGCATTAGGCATGCTGTTGCTCCAATAATAGAAACGTCGCAAGGTCTATGACTCCGGTAATCGCACAATCTTAACTGGTGTGGGACGAAATGAGCTTTGGGCATGAAAATCAAGGAGCATGGCGGTGCAACAATAGCCAAGACAAAAGCCCATGTACCGCATTTAGAATACCAGATCGACAATAGAAGAATGCATAGAAGAACTACTACTTGCCTAAAATGATGTAGATTGAAGCCTCGGGCGGGCTTCGATCCCGCGACCTACGGCTTACGAGGCCGTTGCTCTACCAGGCTGAGCTACCGAGGCACTTTTTGGGATACGCTAATTATTAAGGTATTTGAATTTAGCTGACTTTTAAGATGTTCGGAAGAAAATGGCGCGATCAAAAGTTTTTTCGATAATAATATTTCGTTGGGGTTTCTGGTTGTGTAGCAACGTATTCCAGCTTTGGCAGGTTTTTCGCAGAATGTTTAAGAGTTTCTTATGCTTTGCTATCAACAGGGACGAAGGTGTCTGAATTTTGCAAAAGTTGGGGGATATAGGTGAAAGAAAGGCTATAGCCCTCATTCTGAGACATTTGGAAA from Candidatus Bathyarchaeota archaeon includes these protein-coding regions:
- a CDS encoding AAA family ATPase: MVGEQKLGYATDAFKASREYSVKTESVSLKRGNSKVTVSVTRRRQMSESPLYHKYDIAKYDLHPGYVFPDFLQDLIPKGTPEYVDSGQRYVERIVRALYYFKQCALIGPSGTGKTHITYLVAELTGLPIWEVNCGLQTSSYDLIGRFIGLGKENWVDGPVTSWLRYGGLLYLDEANMMKQDVATRLNPVLDTRGHLVLNEKDNEIVVRHPYAYLIISMNPFSAEFAGTKPLNAAFRRRMSVWINFDYESVGDRISQKEVELLIKRSQIDEDTAYKIIRVGAEMRRQYKAGDLPYGPSIGDLIHWAVLIKDGSDPLTAAEETIVALTSDSAEVQADVRRLIEAVFKS
- a CDS encoding VWA domain-containing protein: MGFQEYAWSLFSEKDLLKTKILVTSRYQCPQLIRRNDELDVMLPEPKIAVNADGEETIHFAGYIFPSDNLGKKQLVSLFRASVFHMSAHVLSLNFKDYEEWNSNKDPRIIGFVISLIEDIVANAYISTWYPDKLIDLALANALALKRIRAIKSIHNPATKLMVALLTEVHMGGLEKFKDVIPTTLLSALKEFKEKTLLSFTDESLKLKDEKLRIADQIYSTVENSGPIVETPSLPHTEKLEKTFDLPQLPIINSDIFLDGDFKKCLEFLGGSFPVNNLDDAWKKVVENEAIQVYESYKRQKEKNEKILSRYQNLIVSTHFKSVEFPEKDYTEYLRIKARCKSEAHRLIESLLVARDAIDEDPRKMYGVLDLQDVIQVIASKSPRMDVFLLDENISKSYSWIILLDASKSMEIVKDFALELFLILGEAANELLLDPHSWAMYAFNDRFYVIKDMKERYNVDVKSRIGGLQFDGLSYMPDALNLAGEIIKTRNENLRLITVISDGWPYGYQNIDTALSETVNALQSKRIDIVGIGAQAQRMRFLFRNHSIVFTHRDLTKKFADIYMELSRIAIET